In Telopea speciosissima isolate NSW1024214 ecotype Mountain lineage chromosome 10, Tspe_v1, whole genome shotgun sequence, the DNA window TAACTACATCCTTGGATATTCCATCAATGAAAGATCCAAGTCCGCTTCCTCGGGCGGAACTCCAGGTTGAGGAGTTACTAGGAATGCTGTCAAGAAATCCGTATCTTTGATTTTATAGTCAGAAATATAATAAATCAATTTATAATCTTTAATACCAGCTTTAAATCCGACACTTGCTTTAATCTCTGTTTGTGATACAATCAATTTTATCTCTACCCAAACGGGTTTAACCTTGAGAAAAAAAGTAATATCCTAAATAGTAATAAAAAACCTGAATCCTGATCTGATATGGACTTCCCCAATCTCCTCTCCACCAAAGGATCCGTCACACACTCAAACTGGGAGAGTGGGACCAAACACGTTCCCATTTATATCTCCTccattcttattattattatgtatgGGCAAAGCTGTGAAGGTGCTTTCACTGTAAATAATCTTCAGTTTTCAACCCTTCTCTACTGGATCTACCCACTCAAATCAACGAATGACTGCGGAAATCCAAATTTCCTACACCCGAGTCAGAGGGGCTGGGGCTGGGGCTGAGGCTGAGGCTGGGAGTGGAGCAAGAGGAGGAGGTGAAGGTGGAGTTGCAGACATGGGAGtctctgcttcttctccttcctcataTCATCAGCTCGAAGGAGTTGGGGATGGAATAGTGGAAGATCCCAATTTAcccaacaacagcaacaacaacaacgtgaagaagaaagacaacaAACTCAAACTCCTCCcactcatcttcctcatctaCTTCGAAGTCTCCGGTGGCCCCTATGGCGAAGAAACCGCCGTCCAAGCCGCCGGACCCCTTTTAGCGATAGTGGGTTTCCTCGTATTCCCCTTTATTTGGAGTATCCCTGAATGCCTTATCACTGCAGAGCTAGCCACCACGTTCCCAGGCAACGGCGGATTTGTCATCTGGGCAGAACGGGCTTTTGGCCCTTTTTGGGGTAATCTCATGGGATTCTGGAAGTTCCTCAGTGGTGTCATCAACAACGCTGCTTATCCAGTCCTCTGTGTTGATTACCTCAAACGCATCTTTCCAATCTTTGCTTCGGGTCCCCCTCGCGTTATCGCTGTATGTGCAGCCACTCTGTCCTTGACTTTCCTCAATTACACTGGCCTCGCCATCGTCGGTTATACCGCCGTTGCTCTGGCTGTCGTTTCTATGCTTCCCTTCTATATAATGGGTCTGGTTTCCATACCCAAACTCCAGCCCCATCGGTGGATCAGCATGGGCGACCCTGGATTGAAGAAAGATTGGCACCTGTACTTGAATACTCTCTTCTGGAACTTGAATTTCTGGGACAACGCCAGTACTTTAGCAGGCGAAGTGGATCGGCCCCAGAAGACCTTCCCCAAAGCTCTGATATCAGCTGGAGTTGTGACCATTATAGGTTATCTGGTGCCTCTATTGGCTGCTACAGGAGCTATGGAGCTGGAACAAGATAAATGGGGTGATGGGTACTTGGCCGACGCAGCAGGGATGATTGTTGGCAAGTGGCTTAAATACTGGATTGAGGTGGGTGCCGTATTGTCTGCAATTGGTCTCTTTGAAGCCCAGTTGAGTAGTGCTGCCTACCAGGTCGTGGGCATGGCGGATCTGGGATTCATCCCGAAATTCTTTGCTGTGCGATCGAAATGGTTTAATACCCCATGGGTTGCGATTGTCCTATCGAGCGCGATAACACTAGCAATCTCGTTCATGGACTTCACAAACATCATAGCATCTGCAAATTTCTTGTACAGTTTAGGGATGTTATTGGAGATAGCATCCTTCATTTGGTTGAGGAAGAAATATCCCAAATTGGATAGGCCATATAAGGTTCCCATGAGAATACGGGGGCTGGTGGCGATGTGCGTGATCCCCATTGCGTTCCTGATATTGGTGATGGTCATAGGGAGCGTGCTGGTGTATGTGATCAGTGCGGCTCTCACTGTTCTTGGGATTGGAAGCTACTTCATCATGAAATGGTGCAAGGATCGTAGCTGTCTAGAGTTCACCAAGCAGGAGGAGCACAGGGACGAAGAGATTGGGGGCATCAATGAGGTGTAACTAGTTTATCTTTGCTTCTCTTTTCATTTCCACTTAGACACCATAGAGTAGAAAAAATCAGAATTCAgaactcaagaagaagaaacagggTCAAGGTGTGGATACagtaaaaacagaaagaaagaaagaaaaaaagggtgtacTAATTAGGATTAATTGAAGAGGAATTCAAATCCATGGAATCTTCATTGTAGTAGTAAttgatttaatttgattttctcCTTATTGGttatagtaataataataataatattagcTTTTGTGTGAAGTTTGAGTTTGCCTAATGTACCTCACATCCTTGGTTATTCTCATCTGTGATTGACCATGTGCCCTCTCTATTGCTCAT includes these proteins:
- the LOC122642704 gene encoding probable polyamine transporter At3g13620; the protein is MSNPTVREAEAGSGARGGGEGGVADMGVSASSPSSYHQLEGVGDGIVEDPNLPNNSNNNNVKKKDNKLKLLPLIFLIYFEVSGGPYGEETAVQAAGPLLAIVGFLVFPFIWSIPECLITAELATTFPGNGGFVIWAERAFGPFWGNLMGFWKFLSGVINNAAYPVLCVDYLKRIFPIFASGPPRVIAVCAATLSLTFLNYTGLAIVGYTAVALAVVSMLPFYIMGLVSIPKLQPHRWISMGDPGLKKDWHLYLNTLFWNLNFWDNASTLAGEVDRPQKTFPKALISAGVVTIIGYLVPLLAATGAMELEQDKWGDGYLADAAGMIVGKWLKYWIEVGAVLSAIGLFEAQLSSAAYQVVGMADLGFIPKFFAVRSKWFNTPWVAIVLSSAITLAISFMDFTNIIASANFLYSLGMLLEIASFIWLRKKYPKLDRPYKVPMRIRGLVAMCVIPIAFLILVMVIGSVLVYVISAALTVLGIGSYFIMKWCKDRSCLEFTKQEEHRDEEIGGINEV